The DNA sequence ATCCCAGGGCTCTTGCTGAGAAACCACACTAACTCTCTTCATTGGTGCCAGTGATTTTTCCTGTCTGAGCTTAGGCTGGCTTCTTGTTCTAGGCCCAGGAAGTACATGAGAAGCTCCGGGGATGGCTTAAGTCCAACGTCTCTGATGCAGTGGCTCAGAGCACCCGTATTATTTATGGAGGTGAGTGGGTTTGGCTCCGCAATGAGGTGGGGTGGGCTGAGAACCAGACTGAGCCTCAGACGTGGAGGGTAGGGATGGCGTGTACTCATCCGATCCCTGACCAAGCCTCTTTCTGCTCCCTTCCCAGGTTCTGTCACAGGGGCAACCTGCAAGGAGCTGGCAAGCCAGCCTGATGTGGATGGCTTCCTCGTGGGTGGCGCCTCCCTCAAGCCTGAATTCGTGGACATCATCAATGCCAAACAATAGGCCCATCCATCTCCCCTACCCTTCCTGCTAAGCCAGGGACTAGGTAGCCCCGAAGTCCAGTAACTGCCCCCGCCCTGCACATGCTTCTGATGGTGTCATCAGCACCCTTTCATGGCCTACTCCAAACTGTACCTTCTTTTGCCATTTATACCTTCCCCCGTAATGGTTGGGACCAGGCCAATCCCTTCTCCACTCACTATGATGGTTGGAACTAAACATGTCACCAAGGTGGCTTTCTTGGCCGGGAGGTGGAAAGGGTAGAGCTTGTCTGTGGGTCCTCCCGGGCCCCAGtgaaggcaggagaaagaaaccatcctcctctcccctctcacaCCCTGAAGCCACGCTCCTCCCCTCAGAGGCCGGGGGTACTCCCCTCTCCCATGGTGCCGATGCCTGTGTGTTATGTATGTGACCCATCCCACATGTGAGGGAAATAAAACACCTGGCACTAAGCCTTGTGGTCTGTCCTCCACTGTCTTTGCCTATATACTCTTTCCTTTTTGAAGCAGCCATAGAACTTTATCCCTtgtgcaaaaaagaaaaggccaCGAACAGGTTTCTATAACAACACATCTCtcattatttttacttgaaaaaaatgtctttcgTACCAGGCTGCCACAGCCTTGAATatcacctccctcctccaccctctgaATGGCTCTGAGCCATCGCCAGAGCATGGATTGGGTAGGGGCCCAGCCTCACTGGCTTTAAGTAGCTGATCTGGGCTAGCAGcgcctccccagggcaggggtggtggCAAGGCCCCAGCACAATCTGTGGTATCACAGGGCTCACTGGTAGAGCAGGTAGCGCTTCATGGCAGGGGGCAAGGGCAGAGCAGATACCTGGCCGAGCCGGGTATCCCCCAGGGTGTGGCGTACACACAGGCGGCTCAGGTGCAGAAGGGAGTGTGGCTCcgctgggagagagaaggaggggaaagTAAGTAGGGGTGCAGCTACCAGCCAGACATCCTAAAACTACAGGGCCTGCCCAGGTGCCCTTCTGCTTTCCTGCCGAGTCTGCCCCCACCTTTGCTGAAAGGGAGATCTAAGGTACCCTGAAGTTCTGTGTCACAGTTAAGATTTCACACATCCCTAGTCAGAGCTGGGGGTGAAGCTCTAGCTAAGGCTGCCCTCTAAGCAGCAGGCCAAGGTGGCTCTGACAGTGCTGGAGCTGGCCTGGCCTTTGATTCCAGAGAGGCCTTGAAGCTGGGGCTAATGAGGCAAGAGGAAGGATGGCCTCCTTCCACTCTACAGTGGCTCACTGCAGCTGATGGGAGGACAGGCACTGCCCACCTCTGAAGGCAGCAACTGCAGAGGGCTGGCCCTATTCGGTTCCCAAGGAGGGTCttccctgcagccccaccccaAGGCCCTGCCTCCTCACTGCTCTCCTTCCTGGTGCCATCCTGGGGCTTGACTGAAGAAGGAAGTAGGCATGTGGCACAGAGACAGGTCAGGGCCCAGGGAGTCCAGTATACACCCTGGGTGCCTGGCACTGCCAGTCCTCTTCCTTTTGGATCTGCACACCTAGCCCAGTACCCATTTAACCCTTTGTACCTCTTGCTCGGGGGCTATCTCCTGTAAAGCCCTAAGCCCTGGAGTGCCTCCCTCCATTCTGAGGATTCACCACTTACTAGCCAAGAAAACTTAAGCAAGTTTCTTTCCCAAGCCTGTTTTTACCTCTGTTGCTCTTGATTTACATAGATAACAGCTGTGAGGGCCCTTAGCCTTCCTGGCACTAGACTGGCATTGGAGGCAGGTCAGATGCAAGCCCACCCCCTCTGCTCTTGTCCGAAGTTGAGTTTTCATCCCAACCGCTGCCACCAGTAACAATATtctccccacacctgccccaggCCTCACCTCTCCTTTCGCCCAGGTAACGGATGCGGACCTGGCATTGGCCCCAGACAGCGCTTACTGCCGGATAGAGGGTCCTGCCCTTCAGTCCGTGGAAGGCTGGCCCCAAGTAGGTGCCCCCAATAGCGTAGCCCAGAGTTCCCTCCTCCATGTCCAGAACCACCAGCAGTCTCTCCGGCACCTCCAGCTGCTCACCCTGAGGTCCGGCTGGGTACTGGGGGGCCCCGGGCCCCTTGCTCTGATGGTATAGCCTCCCGCGCCCGATGTCCCAGCCCCACGACTCGCTGTTGCTGCCCAGCAGCGCCGCGTAGTGGTCAGCCTGCAGCGGGGCGAGGGCCGTGGCCACGCCCACCACAGCATGCGTGCCCCTCTGCTCCGGGGGCCAGCTGATCTCCCAGGCGTGCAGGCCCCTCGAGTAGCCCCTCTTACCCCGGGCCCCATCAGTGCTCTGGGCCACGGGCCGCCGCTCAAAGCACAACCCCCCTTCCTTGACCTCGATGTTCTCTGAACAGTCCTTGGGGTTCCAGCCGTGGCGCCGTTGGGCCCCCAGATCAGGAGGGGGAGCAGACAGCAGCTCCTCCAAGCCCTCGGGACAAGAGAGGTCAGGATACAGGGCCTGTGGGGCGGGGGTGCCGCTGCTGCCCCCCGCCAGGGCCGTCTGGCCCATGGAGGTGAGGAGCTGAAGGACTCCCCGAAAGAGTTGCTGGGTCGTCTCTCTTCTGAAAGTAGAACTCCAGTTCGGGACTgacctggaggggaggggagggagaaaggggcaTGGATCGCGGAATCCTGACGGGAGCTCCGCGGCCAGGCCCCCATTCTTTCACTCGTGTTTGCCGGCCGGCCAGCTCCTCCCTCTGCGCTCCCCCGAGGCTCCCGGGCCCATCGTCCTGCCCTCCCCGGTCCGTGCCCGGCCGCCGAGACTCTGGCGAGTTCGCCCCCTGCGAGCCTCACAATGGGGCCCCCCCGGCCGGCCCCAAGCCCCCGCCCCCGCACCTCGCTGGGCTTCTCAGCCCCGGCGGTCACCCGGCGTCAGAAGGAGCCGGGCGGAGAGAAGCCGAGGCGCGCCGGGCGCTCACAGCCCGGCGCTTCCGCCTCCAGCGCCGCCCCCGGGccgcgcccccggccccgcccccggccccccggGCGGTTAACCCTCTCGTCGCCGCGCCCGCCCCGAGGCCACGCCCCCGCGGGGACCCCTCGGGCGGTTGACACTGCACCGGGGTCGCGCCCGCGGAGGGCACGCCCCgcccgaggccccgcccccgtGAGCCCACCGGGCGGTTAACCTGTGGTCACCGCTCCCACCGGGAGGCCTGCGGGAAGGTTAACCCTTCCCTCGCTGCTACGGAGTCGGCAGCCAGACCGTCTCACCTCAGAACTGACCCTTTGATGGCATCATCGCCTGGGGGTCCCTGGGGGTGTTCTCCACCGGCAAGACCTTTGAGCTGCCTGAGCAACCAGCTCCTGAGCCCCTGAGGATAAGGGGCACTGGGTCAAGGAGGGGCTTCCATCGTGCTGACgctgatttccatttccctgggaTTCTAGGTCACGCTCCTGGGCTTGTCTCTTTCTGCCCCGGGTTGTGAGTCAGCCTGCGCCACGTCTGAGGTTCTGAACTGTTTCAGGCCGGAGCTGCAGGTGTTACGCCGGTCCAGTCATCATGCTGGATGCCAGTCCAGTCCTGAGTTGCTGGTCTCATGCGCCAGAGTGTAGGGTTAAGACAGGACGTTGGTTTTCAGTGACGCTGTGCCGccaattagctgtgtgatcttggggagGTTGCCAACTTTTTCTAAAGTTGTTTTCTcctatgtaaaatgggaataatgacgGTACTTACCTCAGAGCActgttgagttaaaaaaaaatccaggtaaaGCGCGTAGCACGGAGCTCCGTACACAGTACGCGCTCGCTAAGCATAGCTAGTATTGTCTTCTCAACATTCACTGAGCGCTCACTGTGGGGGCAATAAAATAGGGTAGTGAAAGATGCCAGCTggggagccagactgcctgggcatGAATACCTGAAGGCCAGCACctgacctcgggcaagttacttatcCTCCCCGCGCCTGTCTCTTCCTCTGTAAAACAGAGGTAATATTAGTATCTGCTGCATAGGGTGCAGTGCGGACTCAATGAGGTTATGTATATGTAAAGCATTTGGAACACTTTCTggttcaaatttaatattttgtgctAAGCACTGGAGATTAAGCAGTGAATCCTCAAGAAGGTTAAAAAGACTTTTATATAGCACAGTTTATCAGGTAGTAAATGAAATTATGGAGctataaagaaagataaaagatataaagaaaggaGTGAAAAGGATAGGACTCCTAACCAAGGTTCTAGCAGTTAGGAAAGGAAAGTGTCCTGGAAGAGGTGATACCTCAAAGCATGACTAGGAATGGGCCTGAGAGGGGCTAATTCCATGCGATGTGGAGGTGGGTTAGGGTTGCTGCAGGCAGACGGCATTCCAGAGGGGTCAGCTTGAAAAAGGCAAGAAGCAGCAGGTGGGTTTGGGCAAGGAAAGAAGCATAAGAGACAAGGCCAGGGCAGTGGGCTCCAGGTCCCGAGGGCTTGCAGGCCAAGTTGAGGAACATACTAAATAACTGTTATCCCATAGGACAAGACAGTGATGAGGGGGCACTCACTGTAGGAGCGAAGCAGGAGAGAGCATGGTCAGATACGTATTTTGGAAAGGCCACTCTCACAGCAAAGTAGAGGAGGCTTCCAGGGAAACAGGACTGGAAGCAAGGAGATCAGTTCCAGCAACCCAGGTGACAGGTGTCAAGAGCTTGAAATAGCGCACTAGAAATAGAATGAGAAGAATTCAAGAAACACTGATGAAATTGCAAATTTTGTGGAACTGGAGAGCATTATCtgaagtgaagtatctcaggaatggaagaccaaacaccatatgttgtTGTAAGTGGGAGCACATGAGCACAAAGCGATATAAACGACATAAGAAACCAAGAGGGCAGAGGGTGGGTATGGGGTAAATatttacctattgggtacaatgaacagtattctggtggtgggcacaccaaaagcctgacttaagcattatacaagatatccatttaacaaaaacacttgtatccccttaattaatattttgaaataaaaatatgtacatacaaaaaaaaaaggaattgcaaAATTTGGTGCCTGATGAGATGCTGCAttcagggaaaggaaagagagaagggagcttTCTAGCCTGGAAAACTTGGTGGAAGGTGGTGCCACCAATCAAGATGGAGCAATTGTGGGCAGCATCAGGAGGGTAGGAGAGAGAGATGGTGAGTTCAGTTTAGGACATATTTTTGAGTTGTTTGAGCAACAATCAGATGGAACCGTCTAGAACACACTAGCAAATGGCAGGTCTGGAAGTAGAGTGAGAGGTAGTTAATCAGAAGTTAAACTACGAGAATCACCCCAgcctagctgggcatggtggcaggacgcctgtagtcccggctacttgggaggctgacatggaggatcacttgagcccaggagttctgggctgtagagAGCTATGCTGATCAGGTGTCTGCACTAAGCTTGGCATAAACATGGTGACCTCCCAGAGTGGGgaaccaccaggttgcctaaggagggatGAACCAGCCTTGGTTAGaaacggagcaggtcaaaactcccatgCTCATCAGTAGTGGGAATGcccctgtgaacagccactgcactccagcctggacaacatagtgagaccccatctctaaaaaaaagaaaaaagaagttgaaCTATGAAACTTAATGAGGGGATCAGGAGAGAGTGTGTAAAGCGAGAATAGGGTCAAGGAAGATAGAGCATGGCAGAAAATTCAGTTTTGATTACTTACAAGATTTTTTTGGACAGACACCATTGGCAACATTGTTGAGAGAGCACCTGTGGGGAGCAGGAGGCGGAACTCCAGGATGAAGGGGCTGCACTGTCACTTTCTGTGTGCCAAGAAGTGTACTACAAGCTTCACATTTGGGGGGGATAGAGAGTAGGAAGGGGTAAGGTGACAATGATGTCAGATAGTCAAAATTATCCTTGAAAATCTCTTAGTTATCCCATCTATGAGGTACAGTGTATGTTTGTGTGAAAATCAATGTATGGCAGTACATATACAACGATGgacagaataaaattaaaaatttttttttctaaaatagggtggcccaggctggagtgcagtggcacgatcaaggttcactacagcctcaaactccgggggatcctcctgcctcagcctcctgaattgcTGAGACTACATGcctgagtcactgcacccagcttagAATAAAATTGTATAACGTTTTAAATTAAAGAGGAGGAAGACAGCATACTAAAAAGGAAGATgtgtttgggaggccgaggcgggaggattgcttgagcccaggagttcaaggttgcattgagctgtgatttgtgtcactgcactccagcctgggtgacagagtaagatgctatttataacaaaataaagatgTGAACCTGAAACTTGTCATCCACCCAACCGACATATACTTGCCACTATATGACATCAATAATAACGACATCATGACTGTGGATAGTAGCCTAGGATGAACGTTAGTGCAGGACCTTATGATAACCGAGTGGATGAAGGCTTGGGGACAGAGAGTAAACCTAAACCATGGCTGGCTCTAGTTCAGTTTCAGAAGTTAACCACACTTGCTCAGCTGCTGCTAGTTGTTCAAAACAATTCACCAATTGTTGCCACTGACTCTTGAGCTGCTAAAAACATTTGTCGATAAACGCGCAAATATTCCATGATGCTAcaagtaattttaactttttacttaaaaaaatttttttcattttatgtatgaggtcctgctatgttgcccaggctggattggaACTGGCGGGCCACCTCAGCcctccaagtagctgagaccacaggtaCCCAAGcccagcctttttatttttttattgagatgtaatatatataaagtacacTAATCTTAAATTGCTGAATGAacttttacatatgtatgtacttGGGTGACAACCACCAAAAACATCAAGATATACTCATgagcctgaggtaggaggatggcttgaagcctggagttcatgaccagcctggacaatatagtgagaccccatctctaaaaaaataaaagatcgaGATAAAGAATCCAGCATCCCAAAAGGCTCTTTCCTGCTCCTTCCCTGACAGTGCACCCTCAAAGGTAACTCCTATTTGACCCCTATGagtatagattagttttgcccggttttcaatttcatataaatgaaaccataaagccagtgtgcgcctgtagtcccagctactgggaaggctgaggcaggacgatcgcttgagcccaggagttcgaggctatagGTGTACTATGATCGAgactgtgaatagccactgcactccagcctgggcaacacaggaagacctcatctttaaaaaagaaaaaaaaaagaaaccatatagtatgtattgttttgtttctgacTTACTCTTTCCGATGATATGTCTGTAAGTCATCCATGCGGTTGCATGAAATAGTAGCTCATAATTCTCACTGTTGTATTCCATCAtctgaatataccacaatttattatactgttgatggatatttaagttgtttccagtttttagctattataaagaAAGCTACTGTGTATTATTGTACAAATCTGTTAACAAAAGACCATGAGGTCTGCAGAGGATAAacaaaggagagctttattttctaaaagaaacaaaaaacaaaaacaaaaaaaacccaacaatctGCAGATCAGG is a window from the Eulemur rufifrons isolate Redbay chromosome 16, OSU_ERuf_1, whole genome shotgun sequence genome containing:
- the SPSB2 gene encoding SPRY domain-containing SOCS box protein 2, with product MGQTALAGGSSGTPAPQALYPDLSCPEGLEELLSAPPPDLGAQRRHGWNPKDCSENIEVKEGGLCFERRPVAQSTDGARGKRGYSRGLHAWEISWPPEQRGTHAVVGVATALAPLQADHYAALLGSNSESWGWDIGRGRLYHQSKGPGAPQYPAGPQGEQLEVPERLLVVLDMEEGTLGYAIGGTYLGPAFHGLKGRTLYPAVSAVWGQCQVRIRYLGERRAEPHSLLHLSRLCVRHTLGDTRLGQVSALPLPPAMKRYLLYQ